One Nicotiana tomentosiformis chromosome 4, ASM39032v3, whole genome shotgun sequence genomic window carries:
- the LOC104088364 gene encoding receptor-like protein kinase 7, producing MAALLNCWPELIFLSIFSIFSVAFSNELQTLLSIKSSLINPTTKTNVFKNWEPNTPLCNFTGIKCNSDGSVKELELSSQSLSGFVPFDKICSLNSLEKLSLGFNSLSGRVTNDLNNCVSLNYLDVGNNDFTGSFPDISSLSKLTHFYANNSGFSGKFPWNSVANMSKLIVLSLGDNSFDRTPFPEVIVKLDQLNLLYLSNCGLEGEIPEGIGNLTELINLELSMNHLTGEIPSGITKLTKLWQLELYENELTGKLPVGFGNLTSLEYFDASTNYLYGDLSEIRELNNLVSLQLLQNEFSGEVPVELGEFKKLVNVSLYTNKLTGQLPQKLGSWANFDFIDISENNFTGPIPPDMCKQGTMRGLLILRNNFTGEIPESYANCTTLERFRVSKNSLSGVIPAGIWGLPKLQIIDVAMNNFEGAITSDIGNAKSLGEVYVANNKLSGKLPLEISKATSLVRIDCSNNQFSGEIPGTIGELKKLGNLYLQKNKFTGSIPDSLGSCVSLSEINMAHNSLSGSIPVTLGSLPTLTSLNLSENQLTGQIPTSLSHLKLNLLDFSDNQLTGPIPDSLSIDAYKGSFSGNNGLCSQNIKNFRRCFGESGKPRELHTLLLCLFVAVIVVLLSLAGFMYLKKKNEKVHERSLKEHSWNTKSFHILTFAEDEILDGIKHDNLIGKGGSGSVYRVQLADGTDFAVKHIWTSDSGGGKMPGTTSPMLGKRGMKSKGFEAEVQTLSSIRHVNVVKLYCSITSEDSSLLVYEYMPNGSLWDRLHTCKKMSLDWETRYEIALGAAKGLEYLHHGCDKPVIHRDVKSSNILLDELLKPRIADFGLAKIAQADSTKDSTHVVAGTHGYIAPEYGYTHKVNEKSDVYSFGVVLMELISGKRPIEPEYGENRNIVTWVSSKLKSKESVLSIVDSSIPESFKEDAIKVLRIAIVCTDKLPSLRPTMRNVVKMLEDAEPFKLVGIIVSKDDGSNKAEQFKDHTKI from the exons ATGGCGGCGCTGTTAAATTGCTGGCCGGAACTTATCTTCCTCTCTATATTCTCCATCTTCTCCGTTGCTTTTTCCAACGAGCTTCAAACACTTTTATCCATTAAATCCTCTTTAATAAACCCCACTACCAAAACCAATGTATTCAAAAACTGGGAACCCAATACTCCTCTTTGTAACTTCACTGGCATTAAATGCAATTCCGATGGCTCAGTCAAAGAACTCGAACTGTCAAGTCAAAGCCTATCTGGTTTCGTCCCTTTTGATAAAATTTGTTCTCTTAACTCATTGGAAAAACTCTCTCTGGGTTTCAACTCACTCTCTGGACGTGTAACTAACGACTTGAACAATTGTGTTAGCTTGAATTACTTGGACGTTGGGAATAATGATTTCACAGGGTCTTTTCCTGATATATCTTCACTTAGTAAATTAACCCATTTTTACGCAAATAACAGTGGGTTTTCAGGAAAATTTCCGTGGAATTCTGTTGCCAATATGAGTAAATTGATTGTACTCAGCCTTGGTGATAATTCATTTGATCGAACGCCGTTTCCTGAGGTGATTGTGAAACTTGATCAATTGAACTTGTTGTACTTGTCGAATTGTGGGCTTGAAGGGGAAATTCCAGAAGGAATTGGAAATCTAACGGAGTTGATTAATTTAGAGCTGTCAATGAATCATCTTACTGGTGAAATTCCTTCTGGAATTACAAAGCTAACGAAATTATGGCAGCTTGAGTTATATGAAAACGAGTTAACAGGAAAGTTGCCAGTTGGATTCGGGAATTTAACAAGTCTCGAATATTTTGATGCTTCTACTAATTACCTGTACGGTGATTTGTCAGAAATTCGAGAGCTAAATAATTTGGTAAGTCTGCAGTTATTGCAGAATGAATTTTCAGGGGAAGTACCAGTGGAATTGGGAGAGTTCAAAAAACTGGTAAACGTGTCTTTGTATACTAACAAGTTAACAGGTCAACTTCCACAGAAGTTGGGTTCTTGGGCTAATTTCGATTTCATTGATATATCGGAGAATAATTTCACTGGTCCAATTCCACCGGATATGTGTAAGCAGGGGACAATGAGAGGATTATTGATACTTAGAAACAATTTCACAGGTGAAATTCCAGAAAGTTATGCAAATTGTACAACATTGGAGCGGTTTCGAGTGAGCAAGAATTCGCTATCTGGTGTAATTCCAGCTGGAATTTGGGGGCTGCCAAAACTCCAAATCATTGATGTTGCAATGAATAATTTTGAAGGTGCTATTACTTCTGATATTGGAAATGCAAAATCTTTAGGTGAAGTTTATGTTGCCAATAATAAACTTTCTGGTAAGTTGCCTTTGGAAATTTCAAAGGCTACTTCTTTGGTAAGAATTGATTGTAGTAACAATCAGTTTTCAGGGGAAATTCCGGGGACAATTGGTGAGCTAAAGAAACTTGGTAATCTTTATTTACAGAAGAACAAGTTTACTGGTTCAATACCAGATTCTTTAGGCTCTTGTGTTTCATTAAGTGAGATTAACATGGCTCATAATTCGCTTAGTGGTTCAATTCCAGTTACCCTCGGATCATTACCGACTTTAACTTCATTAAACTTGTCGGAAAATCAGCTTACGGGGCAGATTCCGACGAGTCTATCACATCTGAAGTTAAATCTTCTTGATTTTTCCGACAATCAGTTGACTGGACCAATACCGGATTCTCTATCAATTGATGCTTATAAGGGTAGCTTTTCTGGAAATAATGGTCTTTGTAGCCAAAACATCAAGAATTTTCGTCGATGTTTTGGTGAATCTGGAAAGCCTAGAGAATTGCACACCCTTTTGCTTTGTTTGTTCGTGGCTGTGATTGTTGTGCTCCTTTCACTTGCGGGTTTCATGtacttgaagaagaagaatgagaaAGTACATGAGAGGTCTTTGAAGGAACATTCTTGGAATACAAAGTCATTCCATATATTGACTTTCGCAGAGGATGAGATTCTTGATGGAATTAAACATGATAATTTGATTGGAAAAGGTGGTTCTGGGAGTGTATACAGAGTGCAGCTTGCAGATGGCACAGATTTTGCGGTAAAACATATTTGGACCTCTGATTCAGGGGGAGGAAAAATGCCGGGAACAACATCACCAATGTTGGGAAAACGTGGGATGAAGTCGAAAGGATTTGAGGCTGAGGTTCAAACACTGAGCTCAATTCGACATGTGAATGTGGTGAAATTGTATTGTAGTATAACGAGTGAGGACTCGAGCTTGTTGGTGTATGAGTATATGCCAAATGGGAGCTTGTGGGATCGATTGCACACTTGCAAGAAGATGTCACTTGATTGGGAGACGAGGTACGAGATTGCTCTTGGTGCAGCTAAAGGATTGGAGTATTTGCATCATGGTTGTGATAAGCCAGTGATTCATAGGGATGTTAAGTCTAGTAACATCTTGTTGGACGAGCTTTTGAAGCCAAGAATTGCTGACTTTGGTCTTGCTAAGATTGCACAAGCTGATTCAACCAAAGATTCAACTCATGTCGTTGCAGGAACACATGGATATATTGCTCCTG AATATGGATACACGCACAAAGTGAACGAGAAAAGTGATGTATATAGTTTCGGGGTAGTGTTGATGGAGCTAATATCTGGGAAAAGGCCAATAGAACCAGAATATGGAGAGAACAGGAACATAGTAACATGGGTGAGCAGCAAATTGAAGAGCAAGGAGAGTGTGTTAAGCATAGTGGATTCAAGCATCCCAGAATCTTTTAAGGAAGATGCAATCAAAGTCTTAAGAATTGCCATTGTCTGCACAGATAAGCTTCCATCTTTAAGGCCAACAATGAGAAATGTAGTCAAAATGCTGGAAGATGCAGAACCCTTCAAATTGGTTGGGATAATTGTAAGCAAAGATGATGGTAGTAATAAGGCTGAGCAATTCAAGGATCACACTAAGATATAA